One genomic segment of Chitinophaga sancti includes these proteins:
- a CDS encoding ATP-binding protein has translation MVNISTEWLQSVEAFKDVPVEQLKWLAENSESKTLLPGDFMFKTGAPLDATYILISGKLRLYYLQNNDPVEITVMEAGTISGYLPFSRGMTATIYSEAVEESQLMCFPIEKIDAMIHTQFELTQALVHVMTNRVREYTTMMRQNEKMMALGKLSAGLAHELNNPAAAIVRGASSLRKHLQLMPDTFQEIMAIQMTPEDVTFVKEKMFAILKSTDRPKLTMMERGAKEDDMVDWLDDHDVANGVEIAENFVEFGITIDILEEFKSHMSPGSLSAVLNWIDKNLVTERMVLDIEEASARIVKLVSSVKTFTHMDQSHDKRLTDIHDGIRNTLNIMEYKLRKGHVHLIENYDTSLPPVSIMIGEMNQVWTNLIDNAVDAMQGRENSTLEIKTEKDGTCVKVSIIDNGPGIPENIQSRIFDPFFTTKEIGKGTGLGLDISCQIVKQHHGNIKVNSVPGKTLFSVLIPIH, from the coding sequence ATGGTAAACATTTCCACTGAATGGCTACAATCAGTCGAGGCGTTCAAAGACGTACCCGTCGAACAACTTAAATGGCTGGCTGAAAACAGCGAATCCAAAACGCTTCTACCAGGGGATTTCATGTTCAAAACAGGCGCCCCCCTCGATGCTACCTACATCCTTATTTCAGGAAAGCTCCGCCTGTACTACCTGCAGAACAACGATCCCGTCGAAATTACCGTCATGGAAGCAGGTACTATCAGTGGCTACCTCCCCTTCTCCCGCGGTATGACAGCGACCATCTACAGCGAAGCAGTAGAGGAATCACAACTCATGTGTTTCCCTATCGAAAAGATCGATGCCATGATCCATACCCAGTTTGAACTCACCCAGGCATTAGTGCATGTGATGACAAACAGGGTCAGGGAATATACCACCATGATGCGTCAGAATGAAAAGATGATGGCATTGGGCAAGCTCTCCGCCGGTCTGGCACATGAACTGAACAACCCCGCAGCCGCCATTGTTCGGGGCGCCTCCTCTTTAAGAAAACACCTGCAACTCATGCCGGATACCTTCCAGGAGATCATGGCTATACAGATGACCCCGGAAGATGTCACTTTTGTAAAAGAGAAAATGTTCGCCATCCTCAAATCTACCGACAGACCCAAACTTACCATGATGGAAAGAGGTGCAAAGGAAGATGACATGGTGGACTGGCTGGATGACCACGATGTGGCCAATGGTGTGGAAATAGCAGAAAATTTCGTGGAATTCGGCATTACCATCGACATACTGGAAGAATTCAAATCACATATGTCGCCAGGTTCACTATCGGCTGTCCTCAACTGGATCGACAAAAACCTCGTCACCGAAAGGATGGTGCTGGACATCGAAGAAGCTTCTGCCCGCATCGTAAAACTGGTCAGCTCTGTGAAGACCTTTACCCACATGGACCAATCCCATGATAAAAGACTCACAGATATTCATGATGGTATCCGGAATACGCTCAACATCATGGAGTACAAACTCCGCAAAGGACATGTACACCTCATCGAAAACTACGATACTTCTCTCCCGCCTGTCAGCATCATGATCGGGGAAATGAACCAGGTATGGACCAACCTGATCGATAATGCAGTAGATGCTATGCAGGGCAGGGAAAACAGTACCCTCGAAATAAAAACAGAGAAAGATGGCACCTGTGTAAAGGTCTCTATCATCGACAACGGGCCCGGTATTCCTGAGAATATCCAGTCCAGGATCTTTGACCCCTTCTTTACTACCAAAGAAATTGGTAAAGGTACCGGAC
- a CDS encoding response regulator encodes MSKSGKNIFLADDDADDCLLFEDALKEVADDIILTTISDGKELMDMLDDRVPPPPDMIFLDLNMPRKNGFECLREIRTDQRLKSIPVIIFSTSSQPEFIEQVYISGANRYIRKPSSFSELMKAIAEMLSIDWDTNERYPKRDKFFISF; translated from the coding sequence ATGTCAAAAAGTGGAAAGAATATATTTTTAGCCGATGACGACGCCGACGATTGTCTGCTTTTTGAAGACGCTCTGAAAGAGGTCGCGGATGATATTATTCTGACTACAATCTCTGATGGCAAAGAACTCATGGATATGTTGGACGATCGCGTTCCCCCGCCTCCTGACATGATCTTCCTGGACTTGAATATGCCACGTAAAAATGGTTTTGAATGTCTCAGGGAAATCAGGACAGATCAGCGTCTCAAGTCCATTCCCGTAATTATCTTTTCTACCTCATCACAACCGGAATTTATAGAACAGGTGTACATTTCAGGAGCTAACCGATATATCAGGAAGCCATCTTCCTTTTCGGAACTTATGAAAGCAATAGCAGAAATGTTGTCTATTGATTGGGATACCAATGAAAGATACCCTAAACGGGATAAATTCTTTATTTCCTTTTAA
- a CDS encoding PAS domain-containing protein — protein sequence MNLTRLEFDQARTRHLQFKTQLRSLVYGAAIDTAPLLSEHECALGVWMYEHALQRYSHIEEMQQLEQVHTDIHICAKKLIGLYESGNEEAARNGLTEMEAIADKLVGLLSIIEQQLLSSEKNDAPVVENIEQHLQELLALRQSVQNLDEQIRVETTKKAINNESRFRESVEQAPVGIAIFRGRNMVFEMANAMYLELITRPVEAVVGRSLYDVLPEVKESVKPLLDNVWDTVTPHYGNEFPVILYRYGVPEMVYFNFVYQPLKNSTGEIDGVMVAATDVTAAVAAKHSLMESENQFRNLVMQSPIAMAIFKGREMMIDMANNTMLQTMWRRTSAQVMGLNLLDVFPELTGQKFPELLQQVYNSGIAYQEKEAIAYVDGPDGMRRFYLDFEYKPLFDLEKNVYAIMATVSDVTERKEQEMALRLSEERFRVLGDTLSQMIWTTDPEGKLNYASKKYFEFTGMTLEELNGIGWFNVIHPEDLMKNLPIWQEAVSKGVEYQIEHRMRKADGTYRWHLTRTVPQKDAEGNVNMWVGSTTDIHEGKMFIDKLEAEVQERTKALQRSNDELRKSNEELAQFAYVASHDLQEPLRKIQTFASRLLETEFKNITEKGKDYFSRMQAAAQRMRQLIEDLLSFSRTSNNGEQLFEYVDLNKVLMRVKEQLSDQIDKKEAVIEYDLLPVLSAIPFQIEQLFMNLLTNALKFSRKGVKPLIRVKMEDNVYTLVGGVPYHKFTIADNGIGFDPQFSERIFQVFQCLHVRNQFEGTGIGLAICKKIMDNHNGVITAEGKPEEGAVFTLLFPVG from the coding sequence ATGAATTTGACCAGGCTTGAATTTGACCAGGCAAGAACGAGGCATCTGCAATTTAAAACGCAGTTACGATCTCTCGTTTACGGAGCAGCAATAGATACCGCTCCACTTTTATCCGAACACGAATGTGCATTGGGTGTGTGGATGTACGAGCATGCATTACAACGCTACAGTCATATTGAAGAAATGCAGCAGTTGGAACAGGTGCATACAGACATCCATATCTGTGCAAAAAAACTGATTGGTTTATATGAAAGTGGTAATGAAGAAGCCGCCAGGAATGGGCTGACAGAGATGGAAGCGATTGCCGATAAACTGGTAGGTTTGCTATCCATTATTGAACAACAACTTTTATCATCAGAAAAAAACGACGCTCCTGTCGTGGAAAATATAGAACAACACTTACAAGAATTACTGGCATTACGTCAATCCGTGCAAAATCTGGATGAACAAATCCGGGTCGAGACGACAAAAAAAGCAATTAACAACGAGAGCCGTTTCAGAGAAAGCGTGGAGCAGGCTCCGGTAGGTATTGCTATTTTCAGAGGTCGGAATATGGTGTTTGAAATGGCGAATGCTATGTACCTGGAACTGATCACCCGTCCTGTGGAAGCAGTGGTAGGCAGGTCGCTCTACGACGTATTGCCGGAAGTAAAGGAATCGGTAAAGCCGTTGCTGGACAATGTTTGGGATACCGTTACTCCGCACTATGGAAATGAGTTTCCTGTTATTCTGTACAGATATGGGGTGCCGGAGATGGTGTATTTCAACTTCGTCTACCAACCACTGAAGAATAGTACCGGGGAAATTGATGGCGTGATGGTGGCTGCGACAGATGTGACAGCAGCGGTAGCAGCCAAGCACTCCCTGATGGAAAGCGAGAACCAGTTTCGCAATCTTGTGATGCAATCGCCTATTGCCATGGCTATTTTCAAAGGAAGGGAGATGATGATTGATATGGCAAATAATACCATGCTACAGACAATGTGGCGCAGAACATCTGCCCAGGTAATGGGTTTGAACCTGCTGGATGTGTTCCCTGAACTGACAGGGCAGAAGTTTCCTGAGTTATTACAACAGGTGTACAATAGTGGGATTGCCTACCAGGAAAAAGAAGCGATCGCTTATGTAGATGGTCCGGATGGCATGAGGCGGTTTTACCTGGATTTTGAATATAAGCCCTTGTTTGACCTGGAAAAGAATGTTTATGCCATCATGGCCACAGTGTCTGATGTGACAGAGCGAAAAGAGCAAGAGATGGCACTCCGACTGTCAGAGGAACGATTTAGGGTATTGGGTGATACGCTGTCACAGATGATCTGGACCACTGATCCGGAAGGCAAATTGAATTATGCCAGCAAGAAGTATTTTGAGTTTACAGGCATGACACTGGAGGAGTTGAATGGGATAGGTTGGTTTAATGTGATACATCCGGAGGACCTGATGAAGAACTTACCTATATGGCAGGAGGCGGTGAGTAAAGGAGTTGAGTACCAGATAGAGCATAGAATGAGAAAAGCAGATGGTACTTATCGCTGGCACCTGACACGGACGGTGCCCCAGAAAGATGCGGAAGGTAATGTGAATATGTGGGTAGGATCTACGACGGATATTCATGAAGGCAAAATGTTTATAGATAAGCTGGAAGCAGAGGTGCAGGAGAGAACGAAGGCCTTACAGCGATCCAATGATGAGCTGAGGAAATCGAATGAAGAGTTGGCACAGTTTGCATATGTGGCAAGTCATGACCTGCAGGAGCCGTTGAGGAAGATCCAGACATTTGCAAGCCGGTTATTGGAAACGGAGTTTAAGAACATCACAGAAAAAGGGAAGGATTACTTTTCCCGTATGCAGGCGGCGGCGCAGCGAATGCGGCAGCTGATAGAAGACCTGTTATCGTTTTCGAGGACGAGTAATAATGGGGAGCAGTTGTTTGAGTATGTGGATCTGAACAAGGTGTTGATGAGAGTGAAGGAGCAGTTGAGTGATCAGATAGATAAGAAAGAGGCGGTAATAGAATATGATTTGTTGCCGGTGTTGTCGGCAATTCCTTTCCAGATAGAGCAACTGTTTATGAATTTGCTGACCAATGCGTTGAAATTTTCGAGAAAGGGGGTGAAGCCTCTTATCAGGGTAAAGATGGAGGATAATGTGTATACGTTGGTAGGAGGAGTACCTTATCATAAGTTTACGATTGCCGATAATGGGATTGGGTTTGATCCGCAGTTTAGTGAGCGGATCTTCCAGGTGTTTCAGTGCTTACATGTGCGGAACCAGTTTGAGGGAACGGGGATAGGATTGGCGATTTGTAAGAAGATAATGGATAATCATAACGGGGTGATAACGGCAGAGGGAAAGCCGGAGGAGGGTGCAGTGTTTACATTGTTATTTCCGGTCGGGTAA
- a CDS encoding AsmA-like C-terminal region-containing protein — MSYVQIKRTALRTLKIAGISIVSLLLLLFLLPVLFPSTVSNKIKTWTNNSITGDLNFSKARLSFFNHFPSLTLTLYDFSLKGAAPFQKDTLIAADEVALGVNLASIFSNAISIDEIYLTKGNIHVLVDAAGHPNYNVYQSAPSTNNTKTDSGSASLKIARIQLEHCNIIYNDQSLPLYVKAQNVDYLGKGDLSKAQFDLYSRLRASSFDLSYGNTPYIQNKKLDGELITKINTNSLDLIFEKNDLKINELPVQLNGKFGFLKNGYAMDFKLNSKESSLGAIFSALPHEYTSWLEHTHVAGTADVNATLTGQYIAATNTMPDLTFNMQIRNGTISNAKAPAPVKNLFLNFQSQLRQLNTDSLVVNIDSIFFNIDKDYFSAIMKLKGIKTPEVHVKLNTDIDLEKWSKAVGLDSFAMKGRLQAHLLADGKYAKSIVYRGLRKQADTVISSIPAFSFQSSFHNGYFKFASLPKAVDNINFDIQASCPDSNYAHAMLAVKNINANVLSNYIKGYFQVSNASSPLVDASLEGILHLDEVKQFYPLDSLSMAGDLHINIVTKGSYVPVKRLFPVTIATLTMNNGVVQTKYYPNPLEKINIDATITNTTGTFKSLNVNIKPISFEFEGQPFVLKADLNNFDNLRYNITSNGNIDLGKIYKVFAQQGYDVKGLIKTNLSLRGTHSDAMAGRYNKLYNKGSLVVKDITLTSELFPLPFYIANGVFRFDQDKMWFDQFNARYGKSTIRLDGYLTNVIGYATQKDQVLHGQFNFKSDYILVDELMVYGGHSTSTNTTGITSTTTNTSSSSGVVMVPANLSLTLNANAARIYFNGIKINDFHGQLVIDSNYLQLNQTGFTIIGAPVEMDAKYTSINTRKATFDYHISAAEFDIKRAYNEIKLFHDMATSASSASGIVGLEYHLSGRLDENMQPVYPSLKGEGVLSVKKVKMKGFRLFNAVSSATGKDDVRDPDLSKINIKSKINNNIITIEKTKMRVAGFRPRFEGQVSFDGKLNLKGRLGLPPLGILGIPFNVTGTQSNPKVKLKRGSDKDQLEETEDEEDQE; from the coding sequence ATGAGCTACGTCCAAATCAAAAGAACAGCACTACGAACATTGAAGATTGCCGGCATTTCTATTGTATCACTTTTATTACTGCTATTCCTCCTCCCCGTCCTCTTTCCATCGACTGTATCCAACAAGATCAAGACATGGACCAATAACAGTATTACTGGTGATCTCAACTTCTCAAAGGCAAGACTTTCCTTTTTCAACCACTTCCCTTCCCTCACGTTAACCCTCTATGATTTTAGTCTGAAAGGCGCGGCGCCTTTCCAAAAAGACACACTGATCGCCGCTGATGAAGTAGCCCTCGGTGTAAACCTCGCCAGCATTTTCTCAAACGCCATCAGCATCGATGAAATCTACCTCACGAAAGGAAATATTCACGTGCTGGTAGATGCTGCCGGCCATCCAAACTATAACGTCTACCAATCAGCACCATCTACTAATAACACTAAAACAGATAGCGGTAGCGCCTCTCTGAAAATAGCCCGGATTCAGCTGGAACACTGCAATATCATTTACAACGATCAGTCACTCCCGCTTTATGTAAAGGCCCAGAATGTGGATTACCTGGGTAAAGGAGATCTCAGCAAAGCCCAGTTTGATCTGTATTCCCGCCTTCGTGCCTCCTCTTTCGATCTGAGCTATGGCAATACACCCTATATCCAGAATAAAAAGCTGGATGGAGAGCTGATTACAAAAATCAATACCAATTCACTGGATCTGATCTTTGAAAAGAATGACCTGAAAATCAATGAACTCCCTGTACAATTAAATGGGAAATTCGGATTTTTAAAGAATGGATATGCGATGGATTTCAAACTCAATTCAAAAGAATCCAGCCTGGGCGCCATTTTTAGTGCCCTGCCACATGAATACACCTCCTGGCTGGAACATACACATGTAGCGGGAACCGCTGATGTAAATGCCACCCTGACCGGTCAATACATAGCAGCAACCAACACCATGCCTGACCTCACATTTAATATGCAGATCAGAAATGGTACCATCTCCAATGCAAAAGCACCCGCCCCTGTAAAAAACCTGTTCCTCAACTTCCAGTCACAATTACGACAACTGAATACCGATAGCCTGGTTGTGAATATCGACTCTATTTTCTTCAATATAGACAAGGATTACTTTAGCGCGATCATGAAACTGAAAGGTATCAAAACGCCGGAAGTTCATGTTAAACTGAATACAGATATAGACCTGGAAAAATGGAGTAAAGCCGTAGGACTGGACTCATTTGCCATGAAAGGCAGACTACAGGCCCACCTGCTGGCTGATGGAAAATATGCAAAGTCCATTGTATACCGAGGACTGCGGAAACAAGCCGATACCGTCATCAGCAGCATTCCGGCATTCAGCTTCCAGTCTTCCTTCCATAACGGGTATTTCAAATTCGCTTCTTTACCAAAAGCTGTTGACAATATCAATTTTGACATCCAGGCTTCCTGCCCCGACAGCAACTATGCACATGCCATGCTTGCCGTTAAAAACATCAATGCAAATGTGCTGAGTAACTATATCAAAGGCTATTTCCAGGTCAGCAATGCCAGCAGTCCACTCGTGGATGCCAGTCTGGAAGGGATACTTCACCTGGACGAGGTGAAGCAGTTCTACCCATTGGATAGCCTATCTATGGCCGGAGACCTGCATATCAACATTGTCACAAAAGGCAGTTACGTACCAGTAAAAAGATTGTTCCCTGTCACCATCGCCACGCTCACTATGAACAATGGCGTTGTGCAGACGAAATACTACCCCAATCCTTTGGAAAAAATAAATATTGATGCCACTATTACCAACACTACAGGTACTTTCAAATCACTAAATGTAAATATCAAACCGATATCATTTGAATTTGAGGGACAGCCATTTGTGTTGAAAGCGGATCTGAACAACTTTGATAACCTGCGTTATAATATCACCTCCAATGGGAATATTGACCTTGGTAAGATCTACAAAGTGTTTGCACAGCAAGGGTATGATGTGAAAGGTCTGATCAAAACCAACCTGTCATTACGTGGTACACATAGCGATGCAATGGCAGGACGTTACAACAAATTATACAACAAAGGAAGCCTGGTTGTAAAAGATATCACTCTTACCTCTGAATTATTCCCACTCCCATTTTATATTGCTAACGGTGTATTCCGTTTTGACCAGGATAAGATGTGGTTCGATCAGTTCAATGCCCGTTATGGTAAATCTACTATCCGCCTGGATGGCTATTTGACCAATGTGATCGGGTATGCTACGCAAAAAGATCAGGTTTTGCATGGGCAGTTTAATTTTAAAAGCGATTATATACTGGTAGATGAACTGATGGTATATGGAGGTCATTCAACATCCACCAACACCACAGGTATCACTTCTACAACCACCAACACTTCTTCCTCTTCCGGTGTGGTCATGGTACCCGCCAACCTGTCGCTTACCCTGAATGCCAATGCAGCAAGGATATATTTTAACGGTATTAAAATCAACGATTTCCATGGCCAGCTGGTAATTGACAGCAACTACCTCCAGCTGAACCAAACCGGCTTTACTATAATCGGAGCGCCGGTGGAGATGGATGCAAAGTATACCAGTATCAATACCCGAAAGGCCACTTTCGATTACCATATCTCCGCTGCTGAATTTGATATAAAGCGCGCCTACAATGAAATCAAATTATTCCATGACATGGCCACCTCCGCAAGTAGTGCCAGTGGTATCGTAGGACTTGAATACCACCTAAGCGGAAGACTGGATGAGAATATGCAGCCAGTCTATCCTTCTCTGAAAGGAGAAGGCGTACTGTCTGTGAAGAAAGTAAAAATGAAGGGATTCCGGTTATTCAATGCCGTAAGTAGCGCCACCGGAAAGGATGACGTACGAGACCCGGATTTGTCAAAAATCAATATCAAATCCAAAATCAATAATAATATCATTACGATAGAGAAGACCAAAATGCGTGTGGCTGGTTTCCGCCCCAGATTTGAAGGTCAAGTGAGTTTTGATGGAAAACTAAACCTGAAAGGCAGACTGGGATTGCCACCATTAGGGATATTGGGCATCCCGTTCAATGTAACTGGAACACAAAGTAACCCGAAGGTGAAGCTGAAGAGAGGGAGTGATAAGGATCAGCTGGAAGAAACAGAAGATGAAGAAGATCAGGAATAA
- a CDS encoding DUF1343 domain-containing protein, with protein MVQLGIDRLLLTAWDWKARRIGFVTNNAAVTSNYEASRKALIRNGFNVVRLFSPEHGLDTTGPDGHFMGNTMDTLTGLPVVSLYGDKLAPDQKDFEDLDVILIDLPDIGSRFYTYLWTLTYVLEAGALYGKKLIVLDRPNPISGNLLLAEGPMLDEVNAASFIGRWAIPVRHSCTIGELSYYFNIERKIGCDLQVVTCTGWRRHMFHPDWSESFVPASPAINTFETALLYPCLCFLEATNISEGRGTAVPFRVAGAPWINAGELADIFNDNIRTAVVAREVDFVPEVGRYAGNSCKGIMLHVTDRYQFHAVKTGLLLIKLIMDTYKGRFEWAPYKTLVNGKGENHLTLLLGQQNAEDFFKLPFEGFKEELDDYVSNGNWRELVEPVLIYED; from the coding sequence ATGGTACAATTGGGTATAGACAGACTACTACTTACTGCATGGGACTGGAAAGCCAGGCGGATAGGTTTCGTAACGAACAATGCGGCTGTTACCTCAAACTATGAAGCTTCCAGGAAAGCCTTAATAAGGAATGGATTTAATGTTGTCAGGTTATTTTCTCCGGAGCACGGATTGGATACTACCGGGCCGGATGGTCACTTTATGGGAAATACGATGGATACTCTGACAGGTTTGCCGGTAGTGAGCTTATATGGTGACAAGTTGGCCCCGGATCAGAAGGACTTTGAAGATCTGGATGTAATCCTGATTGACCTGCCTGATATTGGTAGTCGTTTTTATACTTATTTATGGACTTTGACTTATGTGCTGGAGGCAGGAGCGCTCTATGGAAAAAAATTGATTGTATTAGACAGGCCTAATCCAATTTCTGGAAATCTCCTGCTTGCCGAAGGTCCGATGCTTGATGAAGTAAATGCTGCCAGTTTTATTGGCAGGTGGGCGATCCCCGTTCGTCATAGCTGTACAATAGGTGAGCTGTCGTATTATTTTAACATCGAAAGAAAAATTGGGTGTGACCTCCAGGTTGTTACATGTACTGGGTGGAGGCGTCATATGTTTCATCCTGATTGGAGCGAATCATTTGTACCTGCTTCTCCTGCTATTAATACTTTTGAGACTGCCTTGCTTTATCCCTGTCTTTGCTTCCTGGAAGCGACAAATATCAGTGAGGGTAGAGGTACCGCTGTGCCTTTTAGGGTAGCAGGTGCTCCATGGATAAATGCAGGAGAGCTGGCGGACATATTTAATGATAATATTAGAACAGCTGTTGTGGCCCGTGAAGTTGATTTCGTGCCGGAAGTGGGTAGATATGCAGGTAATAGTTGTAAAGGTATAATGTTGCATGTGACAGACAGATACCAGTTTCATGCAGTAAAAACCGGGTTACTATTGATTAAGCTGATCATGGATACTTATAAAGGGAGGTTTGAATGGGCGCCATACAAAACCCTTGTGAATGGAAAGGGGGAAAACCATTTGACATTATTATTGGGTCAACAAAATGCAGAAGATTTTTTCAAATTGCCTTTTGAGGGTTTTAAGGAGGAGTTGGATGATTATGTTAGCAATGGGAATTGGAGAGAATTGGTAGAGCCCGTTTTAATTTATGAAGATTAA
- a CDS encoding cytochrome c oxidase subunit 2A, producing the protein MNTNAHSDIEKNFKPRGTIAFIILLLLLTVLVWFSVYNLQLERH; encoded by the coding sequence ATGAACACAAATGCGCATTCTGATATCGAAAAAAACTTCAAACCCAGAGGTACCATCGCTTTCATAATTTTATTGTTGCTTCTTACTGTTTTAGTATGGTTCAGCGTGTATAATCTTCAGCTGGAGAGACATTGA
- a CDS encoding cytochrome c oxidase subunit II, translating into MNKYEIKVILLSSSVMAIFFFALLYNVFARKIDVPTCIPYQASFQQSVVKQVDNTHYEVYVIAKMWAFDPAEITIPVGSTVDFYLTSADVVHGFNIERKGVNLMAVPGAVNKVTVKFTDYGTYRIVCHEYCGAGHHNMMARVLVTYLKR; encoded by the coding sequence ATGAATAAGTATGAAATAAAAGTCATTTTACTGAGTAGTTCGGTAATGGCAATATTCTTTTTTGCTCTCCTTTATAATGTATTCGCCAGGAAAATAGATGTCCCTACCTGTATTCCCTACCAGGCATCCTTTCAGCAGTCAGTGGTTAAGCAGGTTGATAATACACATTATGAAGTATATGTTATTGCAAAAATGTGGGCCTTTGATCCCGCGGAAATTACTATACCAGTGGGTAGTACAGTTGATTTTTACCTGACCTCTGCTGATGTGGTACATGGATTCAATATTGAACGAAAAGGAGTCAACCTGATGGCTGTACCGGGTGCCGTTAATAAGGTAACTGTAAAATTTACAGACTATGGAACTTATAGAATTGTATGTCATGAATATTGTGGTGCGGGGCATCATAATATGATGGCCCGGGTATTAGTTACTTATTTAAAGAGATAA
- a CDS encoding cbb3-type cytochrome c oxidase subunit I: MNISASYRRTILTGLFMPMTLFILGAYNGVMQTLYRAGVIHKAAVAGINYYQGLTMHGVINAIVLTTFFAVVFGHVTMSHYLKKEPPGWSYRISMILMVIGTLIDAVLMIMGKAQALYTFYAPLKNSPLFYLGTSLLIVGSWVAFFGWIKMYIDWKKEHPDGKMPIAVLGTFVNFTMWVISSIPVAYESLVLLMPWSAGWTEDINVPLTRMLFWMFGHPLVYFWLLPAYIAFYTILPKISGGKLYSGNAARLAFLLFLILSTPVGVHHQFSEPVMGQGTKLWVSILTYAVSIPSFMTAFTVGASLELAGRNRGARGLFDWMAKLPWFRSGNYLFGYFLCGLILFIFGGLSGIINASYSLNQMVHNTGWVPGHFHMTVAGPVLLVILGMSIYMYNTVSGKPVKFLRMVTIVPYIWMIGVALLSHGLMAGGLMGEPRRTNMGMSYTNPESNLFNSHWIPTATITMFGGILMGVAALIYFVSFFATAFGKRTGQPAISLPESEELHEEKPIPLLHNMKPWIIASIIMVILTYIPSLMNVFKYSRPVPNKFNAENPVNESGSDYKYAQPVINEKAK, encoded by the coding sequence ATGAACATATCAGCATCATATAGAAGAACAATTCTTACCGGTCTTTTTATGCCTATGACACTCTTTATATTGGGTGCTTATAATGGTGTAATGCAAACACTTTACAGAGCAGGCGTTATTCATAAAGCAGCGGTTGCAGGTATTAATTATTATCAGGGGCTTACTATGCATGGTGTTATTAATGCTATTGTTCTCACCACATTTTTTGCTGTGGTTTTTGGACATGTAACCATGAGTCATTACCTGAAGAAGGAGCCTCCTGGATGGTCTTACCGCATATCGATGATATTGATGGTCATTGGTACCTTAATAGACGCTGTATTAATGATAATGGGTAAGGCGCAGGCACTTTATACATTTTATGCGCCGCTTAAAAATTCACCTTTGTTTTATCTGGGTACATCTTTATTGATTGTGGGTAGCTGGGTTGCATTCTTTGGCTGGATTAAAATGTATATCGATTGGAAGAAGGAACATCCTGACGGGAAAATGCCCATTGCCGTTTTAGGAACGTTTGTGAATTTTACAATGTGGGTTATCAGTAGCATCCCGGTGGCATATGAATCATTGGTATTGTTAATGCCCTGGTCGGCCGGCTGGACAGAAGATATTAATGTGCCGCTTACCCGCATGCTGTTCTGGATGTTTGGACATCCTTTGGTTTACTTTTGGTTATTGCCTGCATATATAGCATTTTATACCATTCTGCCCAAAATAAGCGGGGGAAAATTATACTCCGGAAATGCGGCACGGTTAGCCTTTCTGTTATTTCTTATATTATCTACTCCGGTAGGAGTACACCATCAGTTTAGTGAACCGGTAATGGGGCAGGGAACCAAACTATGGGTAAGCATACTAACTTATGCGGTGTCTATCCCCAGCTTTATGACTGCATTTACTGTTGGTGCTTCTTTAGAGTTGGCAGGAAGAAACCGGGGGGCCAGGGGGTTGTTTGATTGGATGGCAAAATTACCCTGGTTCCGCTCTGGAAATTACCTGTTCGGATATTTCCTTTGTGGGTTGATATTATTCATTTTTGGAGGACTGTCAGGAATTATCAATGCGTCCTATTCTCTCAACCAAATGGTGCATAATACTGGTTGGGTACCCGGACATTTTCATATGACAGTGGCCGGACCAGTACTACTGGTAATATTAGGCATGAGCATTTATATGTATAATACGGTATCCGGAAAACCCGTGAAATTTTTAAGAATGGTGACCATTGTTCCATACATCTGGATGATTGGTGTGGCATTACTCTCACATGGATTAATGGCAGGAGGATTGATGGGGGAGCCCAGAAGAACTAATATGGGAATGTCTTATACTAATCCTGAAAGCAATCTGTTTAATTCACATTGGATACCTACAGCAACAATTACTATGTTCGGTGGGATCCTGATGGGAGTTGCAGCATTGATTTATTTTGTCAGTTTTTTTGCTACTGCATTTGGGAAAAGAACAGGACAACCAGCAATTTCGCTACCGGAATCGGAAGAATTGCATGAAGAAAAACCGATTCCACTATTACACAACATGAAACCCTGGATTATAGCCAGTATAATAATGGTAATACTCACTTACATTCCTTCTTTAATGAATGTATTCAAATACAGCAGGCCTGTTCCCAACAAATTTAATGCAGAAAATCCTGTAAATGAAAGCGGTAGTGATTATAAGTATGCTCAACCTGTGATAAATGAAAAAGCTAAGTAA